The DNA region TGCGGAGGCATCAGTCAGCAGCACGACGCCTGCAACTCTCGAGACGCACTGAGCAAACCATTAGACGAAGTGTCTCTATGAGGTTGAGGCGCAGCAACGCCCTGACGAGGGTGCTACGCCGGTAGACCAGGAGGTTCTGGCCACCCTGACGTTTTCCTACTTTCCGCTTCAGATGCCCTGCCTTTGAAGACAGTGACATTCTAGGGGCTGAGAGTGATGATTAGAAACCTCAGCTGGCTGCTCATCCGTTCCCAAATGTCATTGGGCAGCACAGGTGCAGGTCACGCGGACCAGCAGGCAGGGGCCCCTTCACCGTTCCTCTACCAGCGTCAGGCGAATGACCTCGGCCAGTGACTCGGCCTCCAGTTTGGCAAACAGGCTGGCGCGGTGGGCTTCTACGGTGCGGACGGAAATATTCAGGGCGCGGGCGGTCTGCTTGCTGGTCTGACCGTCCACGATGCCGCGCAGGACCTCGTGCTCGCGGGGCGACAGCCGCGACAGTCGCTCGCGGGCCCGTTCATTCGCCGTCCGGCGTTGGCGCCCCCGCAGGTGTTGACGCACGGCGCGCTGCACAGCTTCCAGCAACTGGGTCTCGTCGACTGGCTTGCTCAGGAAGTCAGCCGCACCCTGACGAAAAGCACGGCGGCACAGCTCAACGTCGGCGTGCCCGGTCAGCAGGATCACAGGCAAGTCCACGCCGCGCTCTTGAAGACGCAGTTGCAGTTGCAACCCGCTGATGTGCGGCATGCGGATGTCCAGCAGCAGGCAGCCGAGGGCGGGCGGCCCCTCGGCGTCCAGGGCGCGGATCAGTTCCAGTCCATCGGCAAATGGGCGAACATTCAGGCCCACCGTGCCGAGCAGAAAGCCCAGCGCGTCGCGTACCGCGTCGTCGTCGTCTACCAGGTAGACGGTGGGCTCCAGTGCGGCAACAGAGTCAATCACTGGCGGCCTCCAAGGCCTGACGCGGCAAGCTCAGGGTGAAGACCGCGCCGCCAGATCCGGCATTCGCCCCGCTCAAATCGCCGCCCATTCCCTGTGCCAGCGTCTGCGACAGGCTCAGCCCCAGGCCCAGGCCGCCTGACTTGCTGGTTGTGAAAGGCGTAAATAGGCGGGGCCTCACCTCCGGGGCAATGCCGGGGCCATTGTCGCGCACGCTCAGGGTCCAACCAGCTGCATCCGGCACGATGCTGACTTCGATGATGGGGTGGGGCGTCTCCTGTACGGCG from Deinococcus humi includes:
- a CDS encoding response regulator transcription factor codes for the protein MIDSVAALEPTVYLVDDDDAVRDALGFLLGTVGLNVRPFADGLELIRALDAEGPPALGCLLLDIRMPHISGLQLQLRLQERGVDLPVILLTGHADVELCRRAFRQGAADFLSKPVDETQLLEAVQRAVRQHLRGRQRRTANERARERLSRLSPREHEVLRGIVDGQTSKQTARALNISVRTVEAHRASLFAKLEAESLAEVIRLTLVEER